A region from the Lolium perenne isolate Kyuss_39 chromosome 4, Kyuss_2.0, whole genome shotgun sequence genome encodes:
- the LOC127347244 gene encoding putative serpin-Z8 translates to MAAEEGNLIACQHGQAALAARLLMRVSAGRTSSNLIFSPLSIHVALALMSAGAAEDTLDEILSIAGAPSRGDLEAFVKGVVVERVLADRSVIGGPSVAFACGSWTDKTLPLKPTYRDTVVGTYKGETWAVDFRNHPVESRREINAWVAKATRNLITEVLDPYSPSETLHVVANAIYFKAEWRSVFDKDDTVDEEFHLFDGSTVDDVPFMRRPWRFYQRIACHDGFRVLQLPYKSCEDDSSGYFSYKLRENLPEFSMCVFLPDEHDGLWGLVDKLTSRPEFLREHLPTRHVPVGKFRLPKFKLTYMASIRGVLQDVGLRLPFDRLLANMTEIVGDEESGAMQLCVDEVVHKAVVEMNEEGSEAAAVTVESDEELGFSLCDDYDVPRPEPEPTVDFVADHPFAFFIIEETSGTVVFAGHVIDPTKEE, encoded by the exons ATGGCGGCAGAGGAGGGCAACCTGATCGCCTGCCAGCACGGGCAGGCGGCGCTGGCCGCGCGCCTGCTCATGCGCGTCTCGGCGGGCAGAACCAGCAGCAACCTCATCTTCTCGCCGCTGTCCATCCACGTCGCGCTCGCGCTCATGTCCGCCGGCGCCGCCGAGGACACGCTCGACGAGATCCTGTCCATCGCTGGCGCTCCGTCGCGTGGCGACCTCGAGGCGTTTGTGAAGGGCGTGGTGGTGGAGCGCGTCCTCGCCGACCGGTCCGTCATCGGCGGGCCGTCCGTGGCCTTCGCGTGCGGCTCGTGGACAGACAAGACGCTGCCACTCAAGCCGACGTACCGCGACACCGTCGTCGGGACGTACAAGGGCGAGACGTGGGCCGTCGACTTCAGGAATCAT CCAGTGGAATCGAGAAGGGAGATCAATGCGTGGGTGGCCAAGGCGACGAGGAACCTCATCACGGAGGTCTTGGACCCGTACAGCCCATCTGAGACCCTCCACGTGGTCGCCAACGCCATCTACTTCAAGGCCGAGTGGCGCAGCGTCTTCGACAAGGATGACACCGTCGACGAGGAGTTCCACCTGTTCGATGGCAGCACCGTCGACGACGTACCCTTCATGCGGAGGCCGTGGAGGTTCTACCAGCGGATCGCCTGCCACGACGGCTTCAGGGTGCTCCAGCTGCCCTACAAGTCGTGTGAAGACGACTCGTCGGGGTACTTCAGCTACAAGCTGCGGGAGAACCTCCCGGAGTTCTCCATGTGCGTCTTCCTCCCTGACGAGCACGACGGCCTGTGGGGCCTGGTGGACAAGTTGACGTCGCGACCAGAGTTCCTGCGCGAGCACCTACCGACGAGGCACGTCCCCGTGGGGAAGTTCCGGCTGCCCAAGTTCAAGCTCACCTACATGGCCAGCATCCGCGGCGTGCTCCAAGACGTGGGCCTCCGGCTGCCGTTCGACCGCTTGCTAGCAAACATGACCGAGATCGTCGGGGACGAGGAGTCGGGCGCCATGCAGCTGTGCGTGGACGAGGTTGTCCACAAGGCCGTGGTGGAGATGAACGAGGAGGGCAGCGAGGCAGCCGCGGTGACGGTGGAGTCCGACGAAGAACTGGGCTTCTCCCTCTGCGATGATTATGATGTGCCCAGGCCAGAACCGGAGCCAACCGTGGATTTCGTCGCCGACCACCCGTTCGCCTTCTTCATCATCGAGGAGACGTCCGGCACCGTTGTTTTCGCTGGCCATGTCATCGATCCTACCAAGGAAGAGTAG
- the LOC127294057 gene encoding putative serpin-Z8 has protein sequence MASDDVVGAPSACQSGLAALAAGLLKRFTAAMATAGGNLVFSPLSIHVALALMSAGAGGKTLDQILAVAGAPSRGELEAFVRDTVVERTLADRSATGGPCVAFACGVWSDKRFQLKKAYRDTIVQIYKGDAWTVDFQNHPVEARKQINAWVAKVTRNLISEVVNPQAQSKETLKVVANAIYFKGEWRQPFDKELTVDHRKFHLLDGSPVKAFFMRRLRLHEEQIACHDGFKVLKLPYKAIDESSPGFHWKQLASLPKFSMCVFLPDARDGLQSLLNRMTSRPEFLHEHLPTSLVPVGDFRLPRFKLTFQSSIVDVLKSMGLRLPFEPDTMDLTEKMEGAQLYVDDVIHKAVIEVNEAGSEAAAYTESDDDMGFSLFGDEPPPPKPVDFVADHPFAFFIIEETTGTIVFSGHVLDPSKEE, from the exons ATGGCGTCCGACGACGTAGTCGGCGCCCCGAGCGCCTGCCAGTCGGGGCTGGCGGCGCTGGCCGCGGGCCTGCTAAAACGCTTCACGGCAGCCATGGCCACGGCCGGCGGCAACCTCGTCTTCTCGCCTCTCTCGATCCACGTCGCGCTTGCGCTCATGTCGGCGGGCGCCGGCGGTAAGACGCTGGACCAGATCCTCGCCGTGGCCGGCGCGCCGTCGAGGGGCGAGCTCGAGGCGTTCGTCAGGGACACCGTGGTGGAGCGCACCCTCGCGGATCGGTCGGCGACCGGCGGGCCGTGCGTGGCGTTCGCATGCGGCGTGTGGAGCGACAAGAGATTCCAGCTCAAGAAGGCCTACCGCGACACCATCGTGCAGATCTACAAGGGCGACGCATGGACCGTCGACTTCCAGAATCAT CCAGTGGAAGCCAGGAAGCAAATTAACGCATGGGTGGCCAAGGTAACCAGGAACCTCATAAGCGAGGTGGTGAACCCACAAGCCCAAAGTAAAGAGACCCTAAAGGTGGTAGCAAACGCCATCTACTTCAAGGGCGAGTGGCGCCAGCCTTTCGACAAGGAGCTCACCGTGGACCATCGCAAGTTCCACCTCCTCGATGGCAGTCCCGTCAAAGCGTTCTTCATGAGGAGGCTGCGGTTGCACGAAGAGCAGATCGCCTGCCATGACGGGTTCAAGGTGCTCAAGCTGCCATACAAGGCAATTGACGAGAGCTCGCCGGGCTTCCACTGGAAGCAGTTGGCGAGCCTCCCCAAGTTCTCCATGTGCGTGTTCCTCCCTGATGCCCGCGACGGTCTACAAAGCCTACTCAACAGGATGACGTCCCGGCCAGAGTTCCTGCACGAGCACCTACCTACTTCGTTGGTTCCGGTCGGCGATTTCCGGCTGCCCAGGTTCAAGCTGACCTTCCAGAGCAGCATTGTCGACGTCCTTAAGAGCATGGGCCTGCGCCTTCCCTTCGAACCTGACACGATGGACTTGACGGAGAAGATGGAGGGCGCACAGCTGTACGTTGACGACGTCATCCACAAGGCGGTCATTGAGGTGAACGAGGCGGGGAGCGAGGCTGCAGCCTACACCGAGTCAGACGACGACATGGGGTTCTCGCTGTTTGGTGATgagccgccgccgcccaagccggtGGACTTTGTCGCTGACCATCCTTTCGCTTTCTTCATCATCGAGGAGACGACGGGCACCATTGTTTTCTCTGGGCATGTCCTTGACCCTTCAAAGGAAGAGTAG